In Zingiber officinale cultivar Zhangliang chromosome 1A, Zo_v1.1, whole genome shotgun sequence, the DNA window gcggttcagttcttctttcaTCAAACCACACTAGATCATGTTCAATACCTTTGAGTCGATCCGGGTCTTCTTATCTTCTAGATTCCATCTTTCTGGGTCGAGAGGTACTTTAGTTGCTTCTTCCACCTGCACCCTGTATAGTTGTTGGATGGTGAATCATTGATTGATGTCGATCTTTAGGTATACTTTCATCCACTTCTTCCAATATAGGAAGGCATCCCCGTTGAAGAACAAGGGATGAACGGTACTATATCCTTAGATTTGGGCCATTAACTATAGAACCTTgcacaaaaaataaaccaacagaaaaatcccaagactaagtcttaaAAAGAAAGacaattggtgttgcaccaatttagagtaaTTTGTAATATGAAAAGCTTGTCCAGAAGAGGTGATTGCACCCATTTGAACTAGGTTGATAATCTTAAAACCGAATGAgatttaaaaagaaagaaaacaaaggaaCCCCCCTTTGGCTCGATTGATGGTTACACCAATTCAGAACggtacctcgctctgataccacttgttggatcataaagatgatagagggggtgaatagcgttcgtcacTTTTTCAAAAATCGAGAAGCGGAAATAAAGCTAAGGACAAAGAAGTGAGAAAGAAAAAGACAagcgctaacacaagtagttttttacttgattcggagccttcgatgaTTCCTACTCTAAGCACCGTACTCattgagtactttcattgggcaatccattaATAGTTCAAAATGTTacaaaaatgaagtacaaaaacTATAAGGAAAGGTTACCAACATAGAGAAAATAAATAGCACTTGATTGTCGGTTGTCGGAGGAGGGTTATAGTGTCATAGGAGCTTCTTCGGAGCAGTGCGCAGAAACGAAAGTTGTAGCAGATGTTGTATTTTAGCTGCTGGtcaaagcctccttttatagccccatcaGGGCGCCTGGACTATGCTGACATGGTGAACTCTCGTCCAAACTTCATCCTCGAAGTTTATCCACGTCCAGGTGCCCAAACCCCCTTTGGGCGCTTGGACCGTTAACCTAGGTTCGGCCATTCATCGTACTTTAACTTAGCTTTTGGATGAGTTTTGCTAGTCCAGGAGCCTAGAGCAGCTCTAGGCACCTGGATTAACGGGTACCTGGCCAGACATCCGCCCTACCGAAGTTGGTACGGGCGCCTGGATCAGCTCCGAGCGCCCAGCTCCCTTCTTGGTGCCTAGACCACTCTTTCTCGCTTTTCTCTTTCCTACAAAAAAGAGTTAATTCAGGCAACCATAATATGCTTATTctgtaaaataaaattagcacaTTAAGAATATGACTATCAATTAGATCTTATCTCTCCAAGACCATGATCTAGTCACAGTCTCAACTTAGATCACTTAGATTtctcaaatggatctaagttggaccaacgtctattgttccctcaaccgGGAATGCGTTATcgctggatctctcctccagttgcttacctccacttatcaATTACAGACTTCCTTGATGTAAGGTTTCTTGACCCACTAGAACTTTCTGCCAGATTTCAACTAATATGTACTTTCTCTTGTCAAACCGCAAGTGATCTGGATTTCATGCCAACTATCAATGTAGTTGGACTTTCTTCTAttagatctcaaccaatctgacATTCGTACCAGCTATCAACCTAGTTGGACTTTAACCTGGTGTTCCAGTCCTCTAGACTCATCAAGTCCTGTacacttggtaaaaatattagaTAAACAATCCAtctaactttaaaatatttatcatatatcaaaacttGATTATCAGTGCAACCTACACCAACAGAAGGAACAGTGAAAGTCTGTATGCTCGATTGTTATTAAGTTGTACTCTGATAGTGAAAGACTGGATCATCGAGATCCGAACAAATATATTTCTGATCATCCTTGCGGCAGACCGGTCCTATCTTAAACCTGAGCGACTCAAGAATGATCGGTTATATGCTAATTGTTCTAACACAGGAATGACTCATAAGGCTCCTCAGGCCCGGCCTATCATAGGGCTAGGGTCTTAGTGTTGAGTAAGGAGCAAGAGAGTGACATACTAACTGTCACCTTTTTTTATCTTTGACTATTATATCAATCTTAACCTTGACTTTCACGTTATCTTAGTTTGTCTTTCAAAAAAACAATGCTAATTAACAGCATCTTTGTAACAAGCGAATAGCTATATACAATGATTTTACTTAATGAGTCGTTGAAAATgttcttaaaaattaattaatttagttagtcttattaattatttatggGATAATCGATTCAGTTCTATGAAAAATTTTCATTGATCATCAAGATAAATTGGGAAACTCGTGCAATGGTTAGTCCAAAAGTTCAGTATTCTTTTAGTTACGTATTCTATTTAAAGAaactttttttataaatatatattaattaaggaTCGAATCTtaagtaaaaattaaaatatcttgcTGTAGACCCGTGGGTAGTGAGAATGTTCGACAAGAGCTATGCCGTGGGTAGTGAGAATGTTCGACAAGAGCTATGCCTCAGTGGCTCAGGATCTACTAGCAAATGGCAGAGAATGAACATCACCAGCGACCTGTGCTCGTGCATTCATCCACAGTACACAGTACTCTCGAACACTAATGATCAATTAAAGGCTAAGTAATCATTTTTAGAATAATAAAacaaaagattatatatatatatatataatatgatatgacttcatataaaattttattttatttttctcatgcTACTTTCGTGTAAATGAAATCTAAGCTTGCAAAAAAAATGCAATTCTTGTCCATTTGcataaatataattcaaatacAGAAAATCAAATAGAATTTCCGTAGTATAAATTCGTCGTTTTCTTCTTGGCAGGATGGATCTAGTGGGGGCCGGGGGGTGGCATCAGCGGTCGCGTCCTTTTTTGTCAACGGTGAAACTCTTAGGGTACATTTGGTTCGAGGTTATTCttaataaccttggttatccatccaaggttatcaacaaaaaccttatttggtttaggtattcgatgattcccaagtaatgttccatgtccgacacgtcagcaaaagggtcatgcagcccggaatcggaaaacctcagaaaaatAAGGCTtttgttgattccggggttaacgaattttttttatcaaaaatactctccgataagaaaaaacattaaaaaaaaaaaatgtaaaaaaaatattaaaaaatgtaaaaaaataaaaaaatattttaaaaaatttaaaaatttaattttttttaaaataaataattttaaaaaataaaaattttaaaaataaaaaattttaaaaattttaaaaatttaaaaaatgtaaaaaatttttataaaaatttaaaaatttttaaaaattttaaaaattttaaaaaaattaaaaataaaataaataaataaaaattaaaattttaaaaatgtaaaaaaataaaaatataaaaatataaataatataaaaatataaaaacattaaaaaataaaaaaaacataaaaaaagtaaaaaaatataccggaaaaagaaaagtaaaaaaatatttaaaaataaataaataaataataataataataatattatgtatggttggttttgtaactgagggtaatacgataaaatattaaactagggtattcattaaaaccttcaaacaaacaagttttttttgcattacctaaattgaaccaaacaatatttggttatgttttattccctataaccttggttatgcgattacctggtaatcacataaccaaggttatacatgatgacttgaaccaaacataCCCTTAGGGTTTGCTTGTTTGGGGGGTTTGGAATGGAAATGGAATGAAATTTGGTGCTTGGTTTGGGGAAATGGTGGTGGGATCCACGGATTCATTCCTCTAAATATAGGATTGGGTTATTCCTGAGTATTATGAGGGGTATGAAAATCATTctcattttattaatatttacaaTCATTCCTATATTCTTTCCATTTTTTATCCGAACCAAGCACCTTTTTAATATTATGGGATTTCATATTTAATATTATGGGATTTCATATATGAAAATGAAGGATATtgtctttatttatttatcatgatCGTTCTTTCATACTCTAGATTCGTCACTGTTTCTTGGTTTATTATGACTTCGAAAACCATATACAATTCACTACTACCAACTCCATTATTCAGGACTAAGGAGAGTGTCGTGACGCTTTGGCTGCGACCACGAAATTTTAACCAATAACAACGCTACTTATCCTGTTtggtgatcgatccaggaaaGGAGCTCCGCAAAATACAAGGTTTCCTTGGAGGTAGTCAAGCGGCCAAATCACCTGTCTCTCTTAAACGGGAAATACTGCTCGCTTCCGAAATGACGCCTGTCCCATCTCACAATGTTTTGCCAGTCTGGCAGATGATCTGATCTGTAAAGCGTAGAATCCGCTTCTACTGCAAGTTTCTGTTTTATTAATACAGGCGATCAAATTTAGTTGGTATTCCCTCAGTTTTGGTCTCACcacgttttctttttctttttcatttcattttataTTTTCTAACTTCTTTTCTGTCCATTTCCCTCTCTTTCCGTCTTCGTAGTAGGCGACAGAGCTGTGATTCGACACCGAGGAAAAGATTCAAACCCTAATCCTTGGTTCCTTTTATCTGCTTCTTCTTCCATGAAATGGGAGATGGAGATGGAGGAGGTGGAGGCAGTTCTGGAGCGGATCTGGGATCTCCATGACAAGATCAGCGACGCCATCCATGCCAACTCTCGCGCGCACTTCCTCCGCTCGGTTAAAGGCTGCCGCGGAGGGAGGGACCTGCCGCCTCTGGTAGCTTCGGCGGTGGATGGAGGAGGGGATGGGGTTGGGAAGGGCGGTTTCGTCTACGTCAAGGATTTTAGGGTGGACGGCGAGGAAGAAGGCTCGGGGATAGCGGAAGCCAGGAGTCTCAACGCCATTCGCTCCGCGCTGGAGAACCTCGAGGACGAGCTCGAATTCTTTCATGTGAATTCTTCTACTTTCGGTTGTTGAGTTTTTCTTGTTTTGCCCTTTCTTCGTCGTCGTTTTAAATCGTATTGATGGCGGAACCAAAGGAGTCGGATTTCAGTTTGATTGCGATTGTGATACGGTTTTTATCAATTGATTGACAATTGAAACTTATAAGCTTTcattttattcttatttatttCTAGATCCAAGAGAGTTTCGAGAACGTACTACTCAGTACGATTTCTCATTAGAACAATTTTTAATTGTAATGTTGGAGTTTGAATGTAATAGTTCGATGCTATCGGCTATTCGTTCGTTGTTGATTTTTAATTGATTCCAGTTCAAATTTCTTGTCTCTGTCCTatcaagtttaaatttaaacctcAAGTCATTTATATTTTACAAATCTTTGTAACCATTGAGGTTCCTCTATAACGAAGCTCCTTCGGAACAATACCTGGAGTAAATTTCACTCAAGTTATGAACAAAGTAAAAAGGacagaaagaacaaaaaaaagGTCAAGGAAATCACTTTAAGGTTTTAGATATATGTTAATTGAGATATTGTTCATTACGTTATATGGTTCTAGCTAGCTGTAAAGCAGGCATCCCATTTTCTAATGAGATTATAGGCAGACAACTGAATAAGGGAGCCTTCTACTTGTCATATTCCCTTTAATACTTCCAGACTTAGAATGCAATATCTCTTTGGTTAAAGTTAATCTTTGAATATTGTGTCAGATTATTGGCTATATGTCGATTGTGTCTAATGATCTTGAAACTTTGTCTCATTGGGGGTGTCCAATTAATTAGAGGGTGGTAGATTTGCTACAATAAAACTTCCCTTGGCTTTTTACCCAATGTAATATCTCTTTGATCGAAGTAAcatttttgttttcaatattGTGTTAAGATTATCAGCTTTACATTGATTGCTGTTGTGTTCTACTGTTCATGTAACTTCTTAGGTTTCTTTGCTGAGTGAGTTATGTAGAATATTGCAATTCTCAATTCACTTGTTTTTTGAGCCCATACTAATACTTGGTAGTTTGTTTCAATCAACTGGAAAATCAGACGACTTTTTTAATTGCTGGCCATTTCACAGAATAATTGATTAGTATTTCTTATAATAAGTTGCAAGCAATTTTAGGATATGGCCATTCTATAAGTTGGCATTAAAGCAGGAATTTTAATCATTGGTCGTACTAGCATTTTTACTTAATTGTACGGTATTTCATAATGTAATACAGATCTATGGTTTGGCTAACCTGTGCACATTTAATCAGATTGTACAATCACAACAGCGTGCTGAACGAGATGCTGCGATAACACGATTAGAACAAAGCCGAGTCATTCTTGCCATGAGATTGGCTGATCATCGTGGAAAGAGGTATAAAGTCATTGAAGATGCTCTGGCGTTTGTTGGTGATGTGCATGATATGGGTCAATTTCTCAGACCAGAGAGCCAGTTGGGTGAGAATTTGGAAGGGCGTGAGAAGAAACCTAGCATGTTTATGCAGGCGTTCTTATCAAGCTTCGCTGCAGCGGAAAGGTCGATCAGATTGGTGGGTTTTCAAGGCATTTTAGCAAATGCAGCTATTTTTGCCGTAAGTATGCTTGCTTTTCTGCAGCTCAATCAAGTTGCTTGTAACGGTGGAAACACACAGACACGAGATCCGACATCCTACAGGAAGAGAAATGAAAGAAAATGTTTGCTTTTGGATAAATCTTCTACGGGGAGCCAATCGAAGCATCTCGATGTTACGTTCGCCAGGGGATAGGAAGATAGGATTGTCCTGAAATGGTGTTtgtaaattcttttcttttggtcATTAGGCAGTTTGGCAAGGCAATTATTTTGATTAAAGTTCTCAAGATATTTTGCCTCATGATACTTTTGCTCAATCTTTTTCATTTGTCGTGGGCACGGTCTCTTATAATATAGGGTAAGTCTGTGTATAATAAATTCAATGTGATCTAATCTTTTTTCTGGGATTTTGTAGCAGGAGTTTTGTGTACAggagtattattatttttttcttttgcctTGTTCAATATTTGAAATATCTGTGTTTTGTGAACTATCATGTTTACACACTACACAGATAGACAGACTCAATGACAGCAACGTTTTCTCATTGTACTTGTAAGCAACTTCTCTCATTCAGTTCATATCACAAGTTGTTTGGTACGGATTTTGTGGGCGCATGATTGCAAGGTTAGACTATAATATGTATTATGTTACTAAGGGTGTCGCAAGATTGGACTATAATATGAATTATGTTACTCAAGGGCGAAGCCAAGACAAGAGGGTGTGACCACCCttgagattttttaaataaatgaaTACTATATTTTACTGTCACTTTGATCAACTGATTTACTATCTTTTGTCGTCATACGTTAAAATTGACACTATATTTAAAAGGCTAGCGATCTAAGTTAGCCATTAGTACCACTTTTATCAAAAaagatatcatgatttaaaatgttaattattgaattttaaaaataaaatatataataaaatagataaattaaattgTAGAACACGAATTGAGTgcgctaaattaaaattggacagAATTCAAACTAAATCTAATAGGTTGGCATAGAGATAATCCATTATGTTAGTTCAAACGTGAATTGATTTATTTAAGTCATGGCAAAAccaaatttaagatttaaatgaGTTCGACCGATTTAAAATGAATTGAAGTATTTTTGAAGAAACTTcctctttcctttttttcctttttcttcataCGCACGTTGTAGCCCCTTCATGTCATATGCCACTGTCGTGCCTTCACCCATTGCTAATTTTTCCCTTCCTCTTTTCCACATTtctttcttctctcttctccaaCTACAGTAAACTTGCAGGTTTTTTCCTCTTCTATTCTAATGCACAATAGctcttttttcttctcctttcttttctcCAACAAGCAAGAAATGTAATACCAATTATTGTCGTCTTCCAACAATAAGAGTAGCTCTCATCCttagcatcttcttcctcttcatgtgTTTTGTAGAATTTTATTGGCACTGCAAGAATTAGGGACAGAGCCAGCCCAAAGGCTAGCTGGGGTGGGCCCCAGTCCaagcttattttttttttttaagttagtaaTATATATtgggttttattttttattgggcTTAAGACCTAGGTAAATTATTTTGGCCTTTAACCTATTATAACTTTTTTAGctcattaattttcttttaacccAATAAAACATAGGAAACTTAAATAACCAATCAATTTTCTCTCTTTCTGTCGTAATCTAAAACTCGAAGGATATTTCTTATCAAGAAACGTTTCGCTCCGCTGGTGCAACCATGCAAtctcaaaattaattgatgatttttgTTTCTTATACCATAAGGTTCATTTTGATATCAAGTTTGGGATGCAAACGTGAATCAATTTGAAACCCTAGCTCATGGCTCCATTTCTACTGAATTGTTCTTCGATTTCTCAAGGTATTTAGTAATTTAATTTATTGGATTAGTCAGTCTAGGGTAAGTAGATTTTCTGGCTATGCCCCTGACAAGAATAGTTTTGTTTTGTCTTACTTACTCTCTTTGTGTCGTTACCGAGCTCACTGAAGCGGGTCGAAATTGCTAATGAAGAAGATAAAGTTTTTCTCTTTTATCCCTATTTTCTCctctatttttttctcaaaagtaATGGTATTCCTTTTATCTTTTCCAGCAAAACGACCCTTTATAAGTagctatttttttctctttgtacAACCACAACAATAACCAGAGGAGTACGTTATTACTTTCTTCTTTCATGCTTCATTAATTAAAGGAGaatcaaaaaatataaattttatttcattaagTTGGTAATTAAGATGATTATTTAGATTAGAATGAAAGTCTCTTGTACGCAGGGGCGGATCCAGGATTTGAATATTGAGGGGGCCAAAACTTGTGTCGCTATATTCATTGTCGATTGTGTGGGAGAATTTAGAATTCATTACATATTTAGAAAACTCCGTGACCTAAAttttctattggtagtttgatatcaATATCTCGAAATAATATTGTGACATTGAACAAAAGGTTGCATGAAAAATTGTTAGGACTCTAAAAGATTCATGAGAATTTTAAAGATCGATACGAATTACTTTTCCTCCAGACTATTTCTGTCATTTTTTCTTTATCATATTTCTTCTTCCCAAATTTCATACTATACTACAAAagatgtattaattttttttaaattttttaaatccgCTTCTTTGATAATTCAAGCTACGCTTGATGTTACTTTTTAAACTGTTTGGTAAGTTATATCCTTTTTAAGTTGACAGAAAATAATTTTTGTGCATATCTCAGCTTCCTCCAGGGCCCATTTTCGATTCCATCTGTATTCTGTAACGGAGTAAAATTATGCTTTTTTAATTGTTATTTTCTGCCAATCTCATTAGGCGGCATTTTCGCTATAGCAGCGGCTCCTTTGCGTCTTGAGAGTCATTATTCTACTAGGATTCTTATCACATATATGCTTACGGCTACCAATATTCATTACTACTGATATGGGTATGATTCTGAGATTGGCTCCGTTGAACTTAGAAGAATCATGATTAATTTTAGATATTTCTTATGGCAAAGGATGGAGACACCAGAAAAAGAGTTTATATATGATTGATACCTCCTTTCGGAGTGATCTTGCCAAAAAGGTGAAGATGACATGCTGAATAGATGACTTGAATGTTAACTAGGCGAAGACTTTATGTTGAGTTAGATAACCTTCCCACTAGAATGAAAATTCTCTCTACACACACTAAAACAGGTAAACGTCAGTGCTAACACTACAAGAATATATGCTTTTAGTGGCATTTAAAAGTGTCATCATATACTACTTATACTGACACTTTTGATATAGTGACATTAAGTTAAAATGTCTTCTATAGTGATGTCGTCTAAAGCTTTATGACATTTCTTAGTGTCACTATAGTATAAAAATAGTCACACCACTGATGTCATAAATAATTGTTATAGTGACAAAAAAAAATGTTACTATAAGATTTGTAAAGACATTTATGCATGCCTTGTTATTATAGTAATGATGACAAATTTATATGTCCTTTAAAATTATTTAGTAGGACAACTATAAGTGTCTTGTATGTTATTTATAGTGACAATAAAAAATGTCACTAATGATAATTTATAAGGTTAATTTAAAATGTCTCATTGTGTAATTTGTAGTGACACTTACAAATATCTACTATGCTAGTCTATAAGGACATTaacaattattattaataattatttataatgACTTTTAAAATGTCATATATTATAAACTATGTCCttcattttcaatattttcatgaTATAATATTCATGCATATAACATATTAAAATAAACACAAATAAAAAGtagtaaaatagaaattaaagtgCTAATCAATAATTATCATTAATTTTGTAATCCAGAAGGCTGATAAATTTGTCACctcaaaaaatatttatataccaATTACAAATGTACCTAATGTATTTAGTTTAAGAACTAGTGAAAAATTAAGTCTCGTAACCAAACTTGTGGTGCATCTTCATTCTTCAACCAACACATTTTAAACAAAATCCAATATTCTTGTCACCtacaataaaatttcatatatttgtgtaaataaaataaaattaaagaagcaTAAAATAAAGAGATTAAAATTCAATTCGAACTAGTGAATATTTACCAAATGATAAACTAGAAAAGCTCCACAACATCAAATATAATTGTTTTAAAAAGACACTAGCATTTACCTTGCTATTGTGCCACAAAACTCCAAATGCACCTAGTAGAGAAGTCTTCTTCATTAACTGTTAATCACAAATATAATTGATATTAGTTTAAAAAGACACTAACATGATAGACATATATaataaatagtaattaattaaaaagttacaTATCATACCATATAACAAGGCCAAGCTATCATTCTTCCAAGTGCATCCTTAAACCTTTATAAAAGATCATATGGCCTAATCAAGCACTCTTCCCATTCTAGGACAACTAGAACTTGTATTTCACACAAATTTGGTCCCAACGCCTGTCTTGCTACTTCAGTATTCTGGTCCATGCTACGAACAACTCCTTTTGCTACAATTTTCGTAGAATCAAATAGACTTTTAATCGAGATAGAACATCCAATCTGACAATGCAAAAGAGAAGATTCTAATGAAAACAAATATGGCATACCATCAGCAACAACAATTATGCTAAATAAGATTATACATTCTCACTCAATTTAACTGAATTCTCAACTTCTCACAATAAGCAACAATACaaagaatgaattaattgcaaaaACTCAAATCCATACAAGAAATCAATAAATGACTAACTCAAGATAATTATAATCTCACATAAAACATAGCTCACAAGAAAGCAAACTCCAAACTTTATGGTTGCAAAGTGCTTATGTTACATCCAATTAGAGCTACAATTGATATATATTAAGCTGCAAAGTGCTTTATATTTAAAAACTTAACATTGATAGTTGTGGACGTGACCCCACACCATCCTTCTCTCTTCAAGAAATCTGACGTGCAAATGAAATATTAAAGGGATACAAACAAGTGAATTGGCATAGGAGCAGaaggaaaattttgaataaaatcaaCAAGCTCGAAAAATTTTACCAAAAACATAGCTTACAAGAAATCAATAAATGGCCAACTCAAGATAATTATAATCTCACAAAAAACATAGCTTACAAGAAAGCAAACTCCAATTCATTATGGCACATCAAAcaataaataatatcaaaataaacaacGAAAAACCATTTACGCATAAACAACGAAAATTTTTCTAAACAGATAAAATATTATATAGATGAGATAGGTATTGTGATGGATGGGTATTATAGTTTGTGTGTTCATCTTAATATGGTTGGTGCAGGTATTGTTACATTTAGAAAAGTTATGCTATACATAGATGAGATAGAATAAGCACCAAAGAAATCATGCTAGCAAATTTTTCAATTGCATGTGCCAGCACACAcatatcataattaaaaattacaaataacATCATATGATAAATAAGAATTACATACAGTTACCATAATTGCTTCACAAATCAGACACAAAATAAGAAAAAGGCTAAGAAGTTTACTTGGGAAATTGCTATTGTATTGTTGTTGGTGAACTTTTGTGTCAATGAACCTTTAAGTAAAATCCACTCTTTATTCAAAATCAAGAATAACctatatttgatcacataaatTGCTCAGACTACTGTAATATTCTAAACAACAATGTCAGCGCTCATTCATTATCAAGAAGGTAATAATGGAAAGTTTATGTTTCTTGGTCTCTACAACTTGTaagaataaaaattaatataagtgTATATGATTAAGAACACTGAGTTGCATCAGACATTGTCCTAATAAGATAAATGTCGAGAAAGAACTTTCTCAAAAACACTTCTCTTTTAGTCTTCTTACAATCTCATGGTAAAGCACCCCTACctaaacacacacacacaaatgaCAATGAATAAGGTTCTTGTTCTCTATTCCTACAAActgttaaaagaaaaaaatttactaACAAATATGACTAAGAATTTAACAATAAAATTACTTGATCCAAAAAAAATAACTAAGAGCAtaaatgtttggttcattttagccCTATATGTGGTGATCTCATTAACATAGACAGAAATTCCAACCACAATTTCCACAAATAAACAGAAATGCAGTGAGAAATCATAAAGTAGTTTTTTTGAACTCATAGACACATGAATAATTATTTCAGTTCCTATAATCCACAAACTCGAGACGTGATACAGAATGTAAAGAGAAATGGAAAATGATAAGGATAAATGATTATGAACAGCAACTTCATTAAAAGGGATAGAACACAAGGAGGAGAAAGAGAACCTGGAAGATGCCGAAGGGCACAAGGCTAGTGAGTGTTTGTTGCCTAAGGGACTAGGAGAGGACATGTGTATCGAAGCAAGATGGTTGTGCGGTGGAAAACAGTGGTTTCACAGAAATCATCGAAATCAACATGAAATCAACCTCTCTACCACTTGATATCACAAAAATCAACAAGAAAATCTTTAAAAGAAATAGAGCGCACAGAAATTTGCAACCTAGGGCTTCCGATCACGAGACGGTGGAAGAGGAAAGAATAAGGAC includes these proteins:
- the LOC122020212 gene encoding plastid division protein PDV1-like isoform X2, which codes for MKWEMEMEEVEAVLERIWDLHDKISDAIHANSRAHFLRSVKGCRGGRDLPPLVASAVDGGGDGVGKGGFVYVKDFRVDGEEEGSGIAEARSLNAIRSALENLEDELEFFHIVQSQQRAERDAAITRLEQSRVILAMRLADHRGKRPESQLGENLEGREKKPSMFMQAFLSSFAAAERSIRLVGFQGILANAAIFAVSMLAFLQLNQVACNGGNTQTRDPTSYRKRNERKCLLLDKSSTGSQSKHLDVTFARG
- the LOC122020212 gene encoding plastid division protein PDV1-like isoform X1; the encoded protein is MKWEMEMEEVEAVLERIWDLHDKISDAIHANSRAHFLRSVKGCRGGRDLPPLVASAVDGGGDGVGKGGFVYVKDFRVDGEEEGSGIAEARSLNAIRSALENLEDELEFFHIVQSQQRAERDAAITRLEQSRVILAMRLADHRGKRYKVIEDALAFVGDVHDMGQFLRPESQLGENLEGREKKPSMFMQAFLSSFAAAERSIRLVGFQGILANAAIFAVSMLAFLQLNQVACNGGNTQTRDPTSYRKRNERKCLLLDKSSTGSQSKHLDVTFARG
- the LOC122020212 gene encoding plastid division protein PDV1-like isoform X4 encodes the protein MKWEMEMEEVEAVLERIWDLHDKISDAIHANSRAHFLRSVKGCRGGRDLPPLVASAVDGGGDGVGKGGFVYVKDFRVDGEEEGSGIAEARSLNAIRSALENLEDELEFFHIVQSQQRAERDAAITRLEQSRVILAMRLADHRGKRPESQLGENLEGREKKPSMFMQAFLSSFAAAERSIRLLNQVACNGGNTQTRDPTSYRKRNERKCLLLDKSSTGSQSKHLDVTFARG
- the LOC122020212 gene encoding plastid division protein PDV1-like isoform X3, encoding MKWEMEMEEVEAVLERIWDLHDKISDAIHANSRAHFLRSVKGCRGGRDLPPLVASAVDGGGDGVGKGGFVYVKDFRVDGEEEGSGIAEARSLNAIRSALENLEDELEFFHIVQSQQRAERDAAITRLEQSRVILAMRLADHRGKRYKVIEDALAFVGDVHDMGQFLRPESQLGENLEGREKKPSMFMQAFLSSFAAAERSIRLLNQVACNGGNTQTRDPTSYRKRNERKCLLLDKSSTGSQSKHLDVTFARG